Genomic segment of Paenibacillus polymyxa:
AGCAATCTTGATATCCTCAGCCGTACGTTCCCCGATCAAAAGCTTGTACTTCGTTTTTACATATTTCATGATGGCTGTATCAAATTTGTCCCCTGCCATTTTAATGGAAGAAGCTGTTACGACATCCCCCATAGAGAGGACTGCAACGTCAGTCGTTCCGCCACCAATATCCACTACCATGTTGCCACTAGGCTCAAAAATATCCATTCCTGCCCCGATGGCAGCCGCTTTTGGTTCTTCCTCCAAAAATACTTCCTTGGCCCCGCTACGCTCCGCCGCTTCACGAATCGCTTTTTGCTCCACTGAGGTAATGTTCGTCGGCGCACAAATTAGAATACGAGGGTGGCTGTACCAGCTTTTTCCCCCTACCCGATTGATAAAATATTTTAACATCGCTTCTGTTACTTCAAAATCGGCGATGACACCATCACGTAATGGACGGATGGCTATGATATTACCAGGAGTACGTCCCACCATACGGCGCGCTTCCTCTCCGACAGCCAGAACTCTTTTTGTATCGCTTTCTATCGCGACAACGGAAGGTTCGTCAAGAACAACCCCCTTCCCTTTGACGTGGATAAGCACGTTGGCCGTACCGAGGTCGATACCGATATCATTACTGAACATATTAAAAAGGCCCCCAAAGTGATATTTTAAAAGCTAAGATTCGACAAGAAGCGGCAAATATATGTATAAACCTACGGTTACATGTCATTTTTCGTCTTGTACCATCTTTTAACATATCATACTTCAGGGGGTTGATTCAATGGCTTTGCCAGCCAATTCAGTATATATTTTTAGGACTTGCCGGAAACGAGGATCTCCCTTCGTTTACCACTCGTTTTTTTGTACTTAATTTTCGTCGCTTCTCCTCCCCTCAGATGGCGGATGGATTTATGGTATTCGAGAATGTGCTTCACCTGATCGGCAAGATCCGGGTTGATTTCAGGCAGCCGTTCGGTCAGATCTTTATGCACCGTGCTCTTGGAGACACCAAATTCCTTGGCAATCGTACGGACCGTATTCCTTGTTTCCACGATACAGCGACCGATTTTGATGGTCCGTTCCTTGATGTAATCGTGCACGCTCCCGCCTCCCTACTGTGGATAGTTTGGTACATTATATGAGGAGCGTGCCTATATATTCGCGGTTTGGCGGGAAGACATGCTTCGGAAGGCCTATTTATTTGGCAAAAGCAGCTTATGTTTACCTTATGCACAAAAACTACACAAGAAAAAAGCAGGGAATATGGATTCCCCGCTTTGCATGCAAAGCCATGACCAAATTTATTTTTTAGGAAGCAGACCTGCTGGATTCACCGGCTTGTCATCCTGATACACTTCAAAATGCAGATGTGTTTTCAAATCCTTTTCAAGCTCGTTACGACCCGCTGAAGCAATCACATCGTTTTGTTTCACTTGATCGCCTTCTTTTACTTTCAGATCACTCAAGCTTTGGTACACCGTTTTGAGATTATTATCATGCGTGATTTCTACGACATTACCTACCAGCGGATGTTGTTCTACACGAGATACTTTGCCACTCAGGGCGGCTCTCACTTCAAACGCCTGATCGTCGGCCCGGGAAAGATCAATTCCAGTGTTAGCGGTAAATGTTTTATCGTACTCTACCATAGCTGCCGCCTGCTCATCAGCTGTTGCGTTCTCATCAAAGAACGGCTTTACGACTTGTACTGCGCCAGCATCTGTCACTGGCCATGCGATATTTTCCGACTGGGCAACTACTTCCACGCTTTCTGGCTGTTGTCCGTTAACATCGGTATTCACTGCACTTGTGCTTTGTACCGATGGACTAGCTGGGTCAGGTTTGAAAGACTTCTGGCTGGCATCCTGATAGACCCACACTAAGGTTAGTATAATGGCTGCTGCGGCAATGTAGGCTGCCGGGTATGCCCACCTTTTGGACAACAGCTTTTTCCACGAAGACGGCCGTGAAGCTCTTCCACCCTGAAAGGTTTTGGGTGTTTCTTCATGGTTTTGGTTCTGGTTTTTATTTTGTTCATTCATTTGCTCATCACCTCAGTAACCAGTGTTACCGGGTGCAACTCTTTTATACTTCAAAGTTTCGAAATATTTACTAACTTAGAATACGAGAGGCTTGCGCAAAAGAAATGCCAGTATAATAGTGAAGGAGAATTTGAGTGGCAGTATGACCTTCCTTGGCCATTCCATTGGCTCCCCACTGACTCATACCAACACCATGACCATAACCATAGGTTGTTATAGCAATCCGATCCCCTTCAGCCTTCCACGTAAACTCAGCCGAACGTAACCCCAGTTTGTTACGGATTTCCGGCCCTGTAAAGATTGAGCCACCAACCTCAATCTTCTTGATGCGATGTCCTTCCGTCTTGGAGAGTATACGAATCTCTGGCATACTTCCTCCTCCAGTAGAGGCGGCAATTGCAGTACGACTCAATCCCAATCTATCGAACACACTCTGACGGCTCAGTGTGACGGTATCTGTATAACGCGGGGCCAACTGCTTGTCCCATGGACTTGACACACTTCGTAAATAGGGTACTGGCTTCGCCCATACATCCTCTGAATTTTCGGTATAGCCGTTGCTAGTAGAAAAAAAAGAAGCGGTAATGGGCTTACCCTCATATACCATGATGGTATCCTTGGTGTCTCGTACAGCCTGCTGAATTTTAGCCAGCTCTGCGGATTTACCAGAACGCCCCCATTCTCTAGTAAGTTTAGCTTTGGAGATATAAGCCTGATGTTTAACAGTATCCGTCACATCTGCTCCCGCCGGGGCACCGCTAGTGTCATCAGCCAGCAAACGTCGGGCAATAAAGGTACGCGCGGCAATAGCCTGTGCTTTTAGTGCCTCGCCCTCGAAGCTGGGCGGCATTTCGGCGGCTACTACGCCGACAATGTATTGCTCCAGCGGTAACGTCTCCGTGCGACCGGTAGACGTGACGTACACGCGCACGTCCGGCTCTGCCGCCACCGGCACGCTGCGCGCTGGAGCAGCCGGCACCGCCGGTATCGGCGGGACGCCCGGCAAGCGCGTGACGGGCGTCTCGCCCTTTGCCGTCACGCTAGGCGCAGCTGCTGCTGCCGTGCGACTGCTCGGCGGCAACGGCTGCACCGTCTGGCGAGGCCACGCCATTAGCGCGGGCACAGCCATGGCAAGCACCAGCACCCCTGCCATGGCAGCGAATGGCAGCCATGGGCGTCTGCTGCCCCAGCGCGGGGTACGCCCGGCGGATGGACGCAGGTGCGGCAGCGTCACTTGCAGCGGGGTTGCAGCGCGTGTGTCACGGGCCGCTGCTCCAGCGATAGGCAGAGCCGTTTCAACGGAGTTCACAGCGGAAGGCATGGCTGTTGTACGCCGATTGGGCTTGACGCCAGTCGGCAATGTACCTCTTGTGTCCGGCTGCTGTTGCATAAGCTTATTTTTCTGTAACGAAGTAGCTATAGAGCCAGAGCGTTCCTCCGCAAGTGAAGCCTGGCAATGTTCCTTAGGATGATGAATGGGTATACGGATGCGAACCTGTGAATCTTTCATAGGCTGAAACCTCCATCAAAGGGCTAAGTGTCCGGCTGGAAGTACAGATATACTCCAGCAGATATTTTCAATCATATGAAGTCGTCCACTTTGATAGAACCATTTTAAGAGAACTGAAAGAATGAAAAAGACTGGCTGCAAACAACAAAAAACCAAGTCCTTTCGGACTTGGTTCTTTATTGTACAAGAATATACTTATGCAACATGAAGCTACATACGTTAAGGCTTAGGCGAGGGAAGGCTGGATCTTCTTAAACAGATTCCCCGACGTCTCTTCCGGCATTACGCGCTCTGTACTGGGTGAATGATCCAGTTTGGACTCTTCCACGGTCACTCTGTAAATGTCCGCTCCCAATCCAGTCAGCTTCTCAGCCAAATGAACGTAGCCGCGATCGATGTGATGTACGCCGGATACCTCCGTTGTACCTTCCGCAATGAGTCCGGTCAGAATTAACGCAGCACCTGCACGCAAATCTGTAGAGGTTACTTTCGCACCTGTCAGCTTAGCATTACCAGTTACAATGGCGGAACGACCTTCGACCTTAATTTCGGCATTCATGAGATGAAATTCATC
This window contains:
- a CDS encoding rod shape-determining protein; its protein translation is MFSNDIGIDLGTANVLIHVKGKGVVLDEPSVVAIESDTKRVLAVGEEARRMVGRTPGNIIAIRPLRDGVIADFEVTEAMLKYFINRVGGKSWYSHPRILICAPTNITSVEQKAIREAAERSGAKEVFLEEEPKAAAIGAGMDIFEPSGNMVVDIGGGTTDVAVLSMGDVVTASSIKMAGDKFDTAIMKYVKTKYKLLIGERTAEDIKIAIGTVHPSGRRAEMDIRGRDMVSGLPKTLSISADEVQDALRDPVSAIVAAAKFVLEQTPPELSADIIDRGVILTGGGALLSGLDELLAEELRVPVLVAEDPMHCVVKGTGIMLDNLDHVVKKKF
- the spoIIID gene encoding sporulation transcriptional regulator SpoIIID — translated: MHDYIKERTIKIGRCIVETRNTVRTIAKEFGVSKSTVHKDLTERLPEINPDLADQVKHILEYHKSIRHLRGGEATKIKYKKTSGKRREILVSGKS
- a CDS encoding M23 family metallopeptidase produces the protein MNEQNKNQNQNHEETPKTFQGGRASRPSSWKKLLSKRWAYPAAYIAAAAIILTLVWVYQDASQKSFKPDPASPSVQSTSAVNTDVNGQQPESVEVVAQSENIAWPVTDAGAVQVVKPFFDENATADEQAAAMVEYDKTFTANTGIDLSRADDQAFEVRAALSGKVSRVEQHPLVGNVVEITHDNNLKTVYQSLSDLKVKEGDQVKQNDVIASAGRNELEKDLKTHLHFEVYQDDKPVNPAGLLPKK
- the spoIID gene encoding stage II sporulation protein D — protein: MKDSQVRIRIPIHHPKEHCQASLAEERSGSIATSLQKNKLMQQQPDTRGTLPTGVKPNRRTTAMPSAVNSVETALPIAGAAARDTRAATPLQVTLPHLRPSAGRTPRWGSRRPWLPFAAMAGVLVLAMAVPALMAWPRQTVQPLPPSSRTAAAAAPSVTAKGETPVTRLPGVPPIPAVPAAPARSVPVAAEPDVRVYVTSTGRTETLPLEQYIVGVVAAEMPPSFEGEALKAQAIAARTFIARRLLADDTSGAPAGADVTDTVKHQAYISKAKLTREWGRSGKSAELAKIQQAVRDTKDTIMVYEGKPITASFFSTSNGYTENSEDVWAKPVPYLRSVSSPWDKQLAPRYTDTVTLSRQSVFDRLGLSRTAIAASTGGGSMPEIRILSKTEGHRIKKIEVGGSIFTGPEIRNKLGLRSAEFTWKAEGDRIAITTYGYGHGVGMSQWGANGMAKEGHTATQILLHYYTGISFAQASRILS